A region from the uncultured Draconibacterium sp. genome encodes:
- a CDS encoding sugar ABC transporter ATP-binding protein produces MAEVVNIINPVLEVRKVSKDFAGVYALKDVDLAIYPGEVTAIIGENGAGKSTLMKVISGVYPDYSGQVLLNGHGVAFKNPKEAGEKGVVIIHQELNLIPHLSITENLFLGNEITNRLGLLDYPAMNKQAKKLLHRLHLDVHPSTPVNQLRVGQQQLVEIAKALLLDSQVLIMDEPTSAISDHEVELLFKIINELKTKGVAIVYISHKLNELFEIADRYSVLRDGKSMGSGMMKGTSHDQLIQLMVGRDLKDSFSKEDSSRSEEILKVENLNFRNPENKKDFLVSNVSFSLKKGEVLGICGLMGAGRTEVLEAVFGLHPKYVSGKIIIEGQTKKIKSVNDAIAAGIALVPEDRKVQGLILNMNVAKNTSLASLGNVSNYTFINKKQEAELSAHFVEKLRTKVSSGKQTVEQLSGGNQQKVVIAKWLATNPKILLLDEPTRGIDVGAKTEIYKLISELAAQSMGIIVVSSELPEILAIADNILVLSESKLTANLKRAEATEEIIMKAALQEKE; encoded by the coding sequence ATGGCAGAAGTAGTTAATATCATAAATCCTGTTCTTGAAGTCAGGAAGGTGTCGAAAGACTTTGCAGGGGTGTATGCGCTAAAAGATGTTGATTTGGCAATATACCCTGGCGAAGTAACTGCTATTATTGGTGAAAATGGTGCAGGTAAATCAACTTTGATGAAAGTTATTTCCGGGGTTTATCCCGATTATAGCGGCCAAGTGCTGCTTAATGGGCATGGCGTAGCATTTAAAAATCCTAAGGAAGCCGGCGAAAAAGGAGTGGTAATCATTCATCAGGAGTTAAACCTTATTCCACACCTAAGTATTACCGAAAATCTTTTCCTCGGAAATGAAATTACCAACCGTTTAGGTTTGTTGGATTACCCGGCAATGAATAAGCAGGCTAAAAAGCTGCTGCATCGCTTACATCTTGATGTACACCCGTCAACACCGGTTAATCAACTTAGGGTTGGCCAGCAACAGCTTGTTGAAATTGCAAAAGCCTTGTTGCTCGATTCGCAGGTACTAATTATGGATGAGCCAACATCGGCAATTAGCGACCATGAGGTGGAGTTACTTTTTAAAATCATTAACGAGTTAAAAACCAAAGGAGTAGCCATTGTTTATATCTCACATAAGCTAAACGAACTGTTTGAAATTGCCGACCGGTATTCGGTACTCCGTGATGGGAAAAGCATGGGATCGGGAATGATGAAAGGCACTTCGCACGACCAGCTGATACAATTAATGGTTGGGCGCGATTTAAAAGACAGTTTTTCAAAAGAAGACTCAAGCAGGTCAGAAGAAATCTTAAAGGTTGAAAACCTGAATTTCAGAAACCCCGAGAATAAAAAGGATTTTTTGGTTAGCAATGTAAGTTTTAGCCTGAAAAAAGGTGAAGTATTGGGAATTTGCGGTTTAATGGGCGCCGGAAGAACAGAAGTGCTCGAAGCTGTTTTCGGATTACATCCGAAATATGTTAGCGGAAAAATTATCATTGAAGGGCAAACCAAAAAGATAAAAAGCGTGAACGATGCCATTGCTGCCGGCATTGCTTTAGTACCGGAAGATCGCAAAGTGCAAGGGCTTATTTTAAATATGAATGTGGCCAAAAATACCAGCCTTGCCAGTCTCGGAAATGTGTCGAATTACACTTTTATCAATAAGAAACAAGAAGCAGAATTAAGTGCCCATTTTGTTGAGAAATTAAGAACAAAAGTCTCATCGGGAAAACAAACGGTGGAGCAATTAAGTGGCGGAAACCAGCAGAAAGTGGTAATTGCCAAATGGCTGGCTACAAACCCAAAAATATTATTGCTTGATGAACCCACCCGCGGTATTGATGTAGGGGCTAAAACCGAAATTTACAAGCTTATTTCTGAACTGGCAGCACAGAGTATGGGAATAATCGTTGTTTCATCGGAGTTGCCTGAAATACTTGCCATTGCCGACAATATCCTTGTATTATCAGAATCAAAATTAACAGCAAACCTAAAACGGGCCGAGGCCACTGAGGAGATAATAATGAAAGCGGCTCTTCAGGAAAAAGAATAA
- a CDS encoding ribose ABC transporter permease — protein MTATSLKHNLVKFQSIIALVVMCVALSFLSDRFLTTENTWNVMRQISVNMVISVGMTLVILTGGIDLSVGSILALAGAVTAGMLKFGAEIESVNAYIGFTLLGALVGGTLVGTFLGWFNGITITRFKVPPFVATLAMLTIARGLTMLWTGGFPITGLGDNMAFIGTGWFLGIPMPVWISAVVVLVAVVLTKRTTLGRHIYAIGGNETAAKLSGLKINRIKVIVYSIAGALAGIGGILVTSRLDSAQPNAGFGFELDSIAAVVIGGTSLSGGKGTIMGTVQGALIIGVLNNGLVLLNVSPFWQQVIKGFVILLAVVIEKINSKEK, from the coding sequence ATGACAGCAACAAGCTTAAAACATAACCTGGTAAAATTTCAATCCATTATTGCTTTGGTAGTAATGTGTGTAGCATTAAGTTTTTTGTCCGACCGGTTTTTAACTACCGAAAATACCTGGAACGTCATGCGCCAGATATCGGTAAATATGGTAATATCGGTTGGAATGACCTTGGTAATTTTAACCGGGGGAATTGATCTTTCGGTAGGTTCAATATTGGCTTTGGCAGGTGCCGTAACGGCCGGAATGCTAAAATTTGGAGCTGAAATAGAAAGCGTAAATGCCTACATTGGTTTCACCCTGCTTGGTGCACTGGTTGGCGGCACACTGGTAGGAACCTTTCTGGGGTGGTTTAACGGTATCACCATAACCCGTTTTAAAGTACCGCCCTTTGTGGCAACATTAGCCATGCTTACCATTGCCCGGGGATTAACCATGCTATGGACCGGTGGTTTCCCCATTACAGGTTTGGGCGATAATATGGCTTTTATAGGTACGGGGTGGTTTCTCGGAATTCCCATGCCGGTTTGGATTTCGGCAGTGGTGGTTTTGGTAGCCGTGGTGTTAACCAAACGAACTACGCTGGGGCGGCATATTTATGCCATTGGCGGTAACGAAACAGCCGCTAAACTATCTGGTTTAAAAATTAACCGCATAAAAGTAATCGTGTATTCCATTGCAGGTGCATTGGCCGGAATTGGTGGTATTTTGGTTACCTCTCGTCTTGATTCGGCCCAACCGAATGCTGGTTTTGGATTCGAATTGGATTCTATTGCAGCCGTAGTTATTGGCGGAACCTCGCTATCAGGCGGCAAAGGAACAATTATGGGAACCGTACAGGGAGCTTTAATTATTGGTGTGCTTAACAATGGCTTGGTGCTTCTCAATGTATCGCCATTCTGGCAACAGGTTATAAAAGGTTTTGTAATTCTACTTGCAGTAGTTATTGAGAAGATAAATTCAAAAGAAAAGTAG
- a CDS encoding nucleoside hydrolase-like domain-containing protein: protein MNTRQVFAGNFLKMVYLIIGIAVFSWSSGSALANEKPRVFVLTDIENEPDDAMSMVRFLVYANNFDIEGLAATTSVHQQHEVATWRIKEIVEAYAKVRDNLEKHEPGFPTADYLRSCITEGLPEYGVKAVGEGKDSPASEKLIEAVDKNDARPLWVTVWGGPNVLAQALWKVRETRSKDELDKFVAKIRVYTISDQDDSGPWLRKEFPNLFYIASPGFSAGGAYHYATWSGISGDYFHARCTGPDFTLVSNEWLHKNIQSKGPLGKEYPRWDYLMEGDTPSFLNLINNGLSDDDHPEWGGWGGRYEFYTPRMRRWFLYPETRPFYTDAEDEVMGADGRWYEGNHETIWRWREAYQNDFAARMDWTIKDVDDANHPPVVKVDHSTRLTAKKGEKIELSATACTDPDGDALSYEWFFYKEAGTFPVSSARSGQPVAIQNFDQQKAWFTVPSRRVMSPGTGTMHIILKVTDHGSPRLTRYQRIIVTVED from the coding sequence ATGAACACGAGACAAGTTTTTGCAGGAAACTTTTTAAAAATGGTTTATCTAATAATCGGGATAGCAGTTTTTTCCTGGTCATCGGGTAGTGCCCTTGCCAACGAAAAACCCCGTGTTTTTGTATTAACCGACATTGAGAATGAACCCGACGATGCCATGTCGATGGTGCGTTTTTTGGTGTACGCCAACAATTTTGATATTGAAGGATTGGCTGCTACAACATCAGTGCATCAGCAACACGAAGTAGCTACCTGGCGTATTAAAGAAATTGTGGAAGCTTATGCCAAAGTGCGCGATAACCTGGAGAAACATGAGCCCGGTTTTCCCACTGCTGATTATTTGCGTAGTTGCATTACCGAAGGATTGCCGGAATATGGAGTAAAAGCTGTTGGGGAGGGAAAAGACTCGCCGGCTTCAGAAAAATTGATTGAAGCGGTGGATAAAAATGACGCAAGGCCGCTGTGGGTAACCGTTTGGGGTGGCCCAAATGTGTTGGCGCAGGCGCTTTGGAAAGTAAGAGAAACCCGCTCGAAAGATGAACTGGATAAGTTTGTGGCAAAAATTCGTGTGTATACCATCTCCGATCAGGATGATAGTGGGCCATGGCTGCGCAAAGAATTTCCAAACTTATTTTATATCGCAAGTCCGGGGTTCAGTGCCGGTGGTGCTTACCATTATGCTACATGGAGTGGCATAAGTGGCGACTATTTTCATGCGCGTTGCACCGGCCCCGATTTTACCCTGGTTTCTAACGAATGGCTGCACAAAAATATACAAAGCAAAGGGCCGCTTGGGAAAGAGTATCCGCGGTGGGACTATTTAATGGAAGGCGACACCCCCTCGTTTTTAAACCTTATAAATAATGGTTTAAGCGATGATGATCATCCTGAATGGGGGGGCTGGGGAGGCCGTTATGAATTTTATACCCCACGTATGCGCCGGTGGTTTCTTTACCCTGAAACACGACCGTTTTATACCGATGCCGAAGATGAGGTGATGGGAGCTGATGGCCGTTGGTACGAAGGTAACCACGAAACAATTTGGCGTTGGCGCGAAGCTTACCAAAACGATTTTGCGGCCCGAATGGACTGGACGATTAAAGATGTGGATGATGCCAATCATCCTCCAGTTGTAAAAGTTGATCACTCCACACGGTTAACCGCAAAAAAAGGCGAAAAAATTGAATTAAGTGCAACAGCCTGTACTGACCCGGATGGCGACGCATTATCTTACGAATGGTTTTTTTACAAAGAGGCCGGAACTTTTCCTGTTTCAAGTGCACGAAGCGGTCAGCCGGTTGCCATTCAGAATTTCGATCAGCAAAAGGCCTGGTTTACTGTGCCATCGCGAAGAGTAATGTCGCCGGGTACCGGTACCATGCATATTATTCTTAAAGTTACCGATCATGGTTCGCCACGGCTAACACGTTACCAACGAATAATTGTAACGGTTGAAGACTAA
- a CDS encoding DUF2291 family protein, whose amino-acid sequence MKKLFKYILGIVLALVVVYLSFDVQNLQEYQAANLKTEFNAADYALKVWTEKLPEVSKNTPEVNNLLEQLNADPEKAFAQFGRKLGIAKTHYFMLQGTGIIVEISNEYIDVVTGLNDTVQIATAFIFGNAVRDGSGQVEINDFVNMTDFNNVSIELNKLVRSKIISRLTKSAAIGKKIEFAGVAELKIDEEIPAQIKVIPVKAILSDGRSS is encoded by the coding sequence ATGAAGAAATTGTTCAAATATATTTTGGGAATAGTACTTGCATTGGTGGTGGTGTATTTGTCGTTTGATGTACAAAACCTACAGGAATACCAGGCCGCTAATCTCAAAACCGAATTTAATGCGGCTGATTATGCTTTAAAAGTCTGGACCGAAAAACTTCCTGAAGTCAGTAAAAATACTCCTGAAGTAAACAATTTACTGGAGCAGTTAAATGCAGATCCTGAAAAGGCTTTTGCACAATTTGGAAGAAAGCTGGGGATTGCCAAAACACATTATTTTATGCTGCAGGGTACGGGCATTATTGTTGAAATTAGCAACGAATATATTGATGTGGTAACCGGCCTTAACGATACGGTACAGATTGCTACAGCTTTTATTTTTGGAAATGCCGTACGCGATGGCTCGGGGCAGGTTGAGATTAATGATTTTGTAAATATGACGGATTTCAACAATGTGTCTATTGAGCTGAATAAGCTGGTGCGGAGTAAGATAATTTCCCGTTTAACAAAATCTGCAGCTATAGGTAAAAAAATAGAATTTGCTGGTGTAGCAGAATTAAAAATCGACGAAGAAATACCTGCTCAAATAAAGGTAATTCCGGTAAAAGCAATCTTATCTGATGGCAGAAGTAGTTAA
- the pelA gene encoding pectate lyase translates to MKTLFYLVLMLMFFGEVKAQETQLSWKAAQKQEGEWYSSPEARRIADNLLVYQHKTGGWPKNIDMAVKLTSNDIDEILSEKQNSKKHLGQPTMDNGATSTQLWFLAKMYKSTGNENYKKSVLKGIEYLLDSQYESGGWPQFYPIRKGYYQHITYNDNAMVNTMNFLKDLMSDSNEFATLELGAPLLKRIEKAYEKGIDCILKTQIIVNGKPTVWCAQHNRNNFAPAKARAYELPSYSGAESVGIVSLLMEIQHPSPEIIAAVNGAISWFEEHKIEGIRVERFRNNGEKDKRVIADNEAPAIWARFYDLDTGEPFFCDRDGIKKKTLAEIGIERRGGYRWYTDSPQKVLNSYPGWKKKWGVK, encoded by the coding sequence ATGAAAACTCTATTTTATCTGGTTTTAATGCTAATGTTTTTTGGTGAAGTCAAGGCACAGGAAACACAACTGAGCTGGAAAGCGGCACAAAAACAAGAGGGTGAATGGTATAGCAGCCCGGAGGCCAGGCGTATTGCCGACAATCTTCTGGTATATCAGCACAAAACCGGCGGCTGGCCAAAAAATATCGATATGGCTGTAAAGCTCACGTCAAACGATATTGATGAGATTCTTTCTGAAAAACAAAACAGTAAAAAACATCTTGGTCAGCCAACAATGGATAATGGTGCTACGTCCACACAATTGTGGTTTCTGGCAAAAATGTACAAAAGTACAGGCAACGAAAACTACAAAAAAAGTGTTTTAAAGGGTATTGAGTACCTGCTTGATTCGCAATACGAAAGTGGCGGTTGGCCTCAGTTTTATCCCATTCGGAAAGGATACTATCAGCACATTACCTATAACGATAATGCCATGGTTAATACCATGAATTTTTTGAAAGACCTGATGTCGGATTCAAATGAATTTGCTACCTTGGAATTGGGTGCGCCGCTGTTAAAAAGAATTGAAAAGGCTTATGAAAAAGGAATTGACTGCATATTAAAAACGCAGATTATTGTTAATGGAAAACCAACTGTTTGGTGTGCCCAGCACAACAGAAATAACTTTGCTCCTGCCAAAGCCAGGGCATACGAGCTTCCTTCGTACAGCGGAGCCGAGTCGGTTGGAATTGTTTCTTTACTGATGGAGATTCAACATCCTTCACCTGAAATTATTGCGGCTGTTAACGGAGCAATCAGCTGGTTTGAAGAACACAAAATTGAAGGTATAAGGGTGGAACGCTTTCGTAATAATGGTGAAAAAGATAAGCGTGTAATTGCAGATAATGAAGCACCGGCAATTTGGGCCCGCTTCTACGATTTAGATACAGGTGAGCCTTTTTTCTGCGACCGTGATGGAATAAAAAAGAAAACACTGGCAGAAATTGGCATCGAACGCCGTGGTGGTTACAGGTGGTATACCGATAGCCCACAGAAGGTATTAAACAGCTACCCCGGGTGGAAGAAGAAATGGGGAGTGAAATAA
- a CDS encoding DUF1593 domain-containing protein gives MNKIVLSFIGLIFCGVISNGCSQTVPPVKHRIIVSTDIGGTDFDDYQSMAHLLIYADTLDIEGIISSPFGNGRVSHILECVDAYEKDYPNLKAASKDYPSPDAIRAIVKQGATEIVNTRGYDKPTEGSNWIVTCARREDPRPLNVLIWGGIEDLAQALHDAPDILPKLRVHFIGGPNKKWSVNAYHYIACNFPELWIIESNASYRGWFVGGNQSGNWGNESFVEKYIKDVGALGSYFYSKGTHMKMGDTPTLTYWLNGDPEDPTSPSWGGQYVRAWERQHKVFNRLTSVTDSIEEFAVLELLLPAENMPENSFALMHIENQSIKAEIKENQVRFLFSPKRSGNWTYNLESNISGINGLEGELVSYPTPAENGNKPSASYPNWWADNPAPEYKEQGHIGIKTVNRWREEFLGDFARRMKRCVPKNKQ, from the coding sequence ATGAATAAAATAGTTTTATCATTTATCGGATTGATATTTTGCGGTGTAATTAGTAATGGCTGTTCGCAAACAGTGCCGCCTGTAAAACACCGTATAATTGTATCTACCGATATTGGCGGAACTGATTTTGATGATTATCAATCGATGGCGCATTTGCTTATATATGCTGATACGCTTGATATTGAAGGAATCATTTCATCACCTTTCGGTAACGGACGGGTTTCGCATATTTTGGAGTGTGTTGATGCTTATGAAAAGGATTATCCCAACCTGAAAGCTGCTTCAAAGGATTATCCTTCGCCAGATGCCATTCGGGCCATTGTAAAACAAGGAGCAACCGAAATAGTAAATACGCGGGGGTACGATAAGCCAACGGAGGGATCGAACTGGATTGTAACATGTGCACGCCGCGAAGACCCCAGGCCCTTAAACGTGCTTATTTGGGGTGGAATAGAAGATCTGGCTCAGGCATTGCACGACGCCCCTGATATTTTGCCGAAACTTCGCGTGCATTTTATTGGTGGGCCAAACAAAAAATGGTCGGTAAATGCCTATCACTACATTGCCTGTAATTTTCCCGAGTTGTGGATTATTGAATCGAATGCCAGCTACCGGGGGTGGTTTGTTGGCGGAAATCAAAGCGGCAACTGGGGAAACGAATCTTTTGTAGAAAAATACATAAAAGATGTTGGTGCATTGGGCAGCTATTTTTATTCAAAAGGAACACACATGAAGATGGGGGATACCCCAACTTTGACCTATTGGTTAAACGGAGATCCGGAAGATCCAACCAGCCCAAGCTGGGGAGGACAGTATGTTAGAGCCTGGGAACGTCAGCATAAAGTTTTTAACCGGCTCACAAGTGTTACCGACAGTATTGAAGAATTTGCAGTATTGGAACTGCTCTTGCCGGCAGAGAATATGCCTGAAAATTCGTTTGCTCTTATGCATATCGAAAACCAATCGATAAAAGCCGAAATAAAGGAAAACCAGGTGCGGTTTTTGTTTTCACCAAAAAGATCAGGTAATTGGACTTATAACCTGGAAAGTAATATTTCCGGTATTAATGGTCTCGAAGGAGAATTGGTGTCGTATCCTACACCAGCCGAAAATGGCAATAAACCTTCAGCAAGCTATCCAAACTGGTGGGCCGATAATCCTGCTCCGGAGTACAAAGAACAAGGCCATATTGGCATAAAAACTGTTAACCGCTGGAGAGAAGAATTTCTGGGCGATTTTGCCCGCCGTATGAAACGTTGCGTTCCAAAAAATAAACAGTAA
- a CDS encoding DeoR/GlpR family DNA-binding transcription regulator: MKLENLMANQRREKIMDLVREDGSAKVANLAKLFKVTEVTIRQDLEKLEKDGLIVREYGGAFLKNVEDQVKNFSLVHQDNMDKKALIAERCLELIETGDTIILDSGTTTTEIAKRLKGMKDITVITNALNIALILGAEPGIEVIVTGGEFKPPTLSLTGQKAADFFHGLNVQKLFLATAGISLKAGLTYPSISDIVVKKAMIDAAEITYLVADSSKIGKSALASLGALSLIDYIITDKGIKNSNRKVFEEHEIELIIAKGEQTK; encoded by the coding sequence ATGAAACTGGAAAATTTAATGGCCAATCAACGGCGCGAAAAAATTATGGACCTGGTAAGAGAGGATGGGTCGGCGAAAGTAGCCAATTTGGCCAAGTTATTTAAGGTTACCGAAGTAACCATACGACAAGACCTGGAGAAACTGGAAAAGGACGGCTTAATTGTGCGGGAATATGGTGGTGCGTTTTTAAAAAATGTGGAAGATCAGGTAAAAAATTTCTCGTTGGTACACCAGGACAATATGGACAAAAAAGCGCTGATTGCCGAAAGATGTCTGGAATTGATTGAAACCGGAGACACGATAATACTTGACTCGGGCACTACGACCACAGAGATTGCCAAGCGTTTAAAAGGTATGAAAGACATTACCGTTATTACCAATGCTTTAAACATTGCGCTCATACTTGGAGCCGAACCAGGTATTGAGGTAATTGTTACCGGTGGAGAATTTAAACCGCCAACACTATCGTTAACCGGGCAAAAAGCAGCCGATTTCTTTCATGGTTTAAACGTTCAGAAACTATTTTTGGCCACTGCCGGAATTTCGTTAAAAGCAGGGCTTACTTACCCAAGCATTAGCGATATTGTTGTAAAAAAGGCAATGATTGATGCAGCTGAAATAACCTACCTGGTAGCCGACTCTTCGAAAATAGGGAAAAGTGCACTGGCCAGCCTTGGTGCCTTATCGTTAATTGATTACATTATTACTGATAAAGGCATAAAAAACAGTAATCGTAAAGTTTTTGAAGAACACGAAATTGAATTGATTATTGCCAAGGGAGAACAAACGAAATAA
- a CDS encoding DUF5060 domain-containing protein has product MKYRLLLIFLLITGVLSATNQKIALYRLFQFEVENKNEYSNKYTGVELNVQYQSPSGLCYNFHGFYDGDGKGNADGTIWKLRFMPNETGEWTFTYSWSDGTTGGTDTFLCVNDGAGNGMLKAYEKNPHWFAYNGTRPVWLKSYYETGHGSLGQDFEWVKQNVYWPLINNGYNHLQVNWLLSLCCTDQYYKDGPEPETLDLILYEEGNIWNSMNHDVWRRMEQHLGWLNNNDVNVHMFLGVDGSQNNGPDWSKLTAEDKARFVKYMIARLAPFANIAGWNFVWEVPGNREDKELGFARLVQKYDIFEHLRTYEDEFPRENEYGRNEYSFAAVENHEIASPNRDLDRKYWKEPWTHHMACLLGYAGKPVFMSEGNALWRRFWQQRTKASRNELRQSAWACATAAASFTWCGHAGEEALFAAGAEGLPFNEENPYTESAQHITILADIMQHDVAFYEMKPSDELLSDCSVLQVYALAEPGEQYLVFATAGSSFSLQVKKGDYNIVKWIDTKNGTVQHQTRLEIKSETTTKFNPPTNDTDWVLVVKR; this is encoded by the coding sequence ATGAAATATCGTCTTCTACTTATTTTTCTGTTAATTACAGGAGTCTTAAGCGCTACTAACCAGAAAATTGCACTGTATCGTCTTTTTCAGTTCGAGGTAGAGAATAAAAATGAATATTCCAATAAGTATACCGGTGTAGAGTTAAATGTACAATACCAATCTCCGTCGGGTTTGTGTTATAATTTCCATGGTTTTTATGATGGCGATGGAAAAGGAAATGCCGATGGTACTATTTGGAAGCTGCGATTTATGCCAAATGAAACAGGTGAGTGGACGTTTACCTATTCCTGGAGTGATGGAACAACAGGAGGAACAGACACTTTTTTATGTGTTAACGACGGCGCCGGCAATGGCATGCTTAAGGCCTACGAGAAAAACCCGCATTGGTTTGCCTATAACGGAACAAGACCGGTTTGGCTAAAATCGTATTACGAAACCGGACATGGCTCGCTGGGGCAGGACTTTGAATGGGTAAAGCAAAATGTATATTGGCCACTTATAAACAATGGATACAATCATCTCCAGGTAAACTGGCTGCTTTCGTTGTGCTGTACCGATCAATATTATAAAGATGGTCCGGAGCCCGAAACCCTCGATCTTATTCTTTACGAGGAAGGGAATATTTGGAATTCGATGAATCATGATGTATGGAGGAGAATGGAGCAGCATTTGGGTTGGTTAAACAACAATGATGTGAATGTACATATGTTTTTAGGCGTTGATGGAAGCCAGAACAATGGTCCCGATTGGAGCAAGTTAACAGCAGAAGATAAAGCGCGTTTTGTAAAATATATGATTGCTCGCCTGGCTCCGTTTGCTAATATTGCGGGTTGGAATTTCGTGTGGGAAGTACCCGGAAACCGGGAGGATAAAGAGCTGGGCTTTGCCCGCTTAGTTCAAAAATACGATATTTTTGAGCACCTGCGAACCTATGAAGATGAGTTTCCGCGAGAAAACGAATATGGAAGAAATGAATACAGCTTTGCGGCAGTTGAAAATCATGAAATTGCCAGTCCTAACCGGGATCTGGATCGTAAATACTGGAAAGAACCATGGACACACCATATGGCTTGTTTGCTGGGTTATGCCGGCAAACCTGTTTTTATGAGCGAAGGAAATGCCTTGTGGCGCAGGTTTTGGCAGCAACGAACCAAAGCTTCGCGCAACGAATTACGGCAATCGGCCTGGGCTTGTGCTACAGCTGCAGCATCATTTACATGGTGCGGGCATGCCGGCGAAGAGGCCTTGTTTGCAGCCGGAGCAGAAGGCTTACCTTTTAACGAAGAGAATCCATATACCGAATCAGCGCAGCACATTACCATTCTGGCAGATATTATGCAGCACGATGTTGCATTTTATGAAATGAAACCCTCTGATGAATTGCTGTCAGACTGCTCGGTATTACAGGTGTACGCCCTTGCTGAGCCCGGTGAGCAATACCTTGTGTTTGCTACAGCTGGTTCTTCCTTCTCGCTTCAGGTAAAAAAAGGCGATTATAACATCGTTAAATGGATTGATACCAAAAATGGAACAGTTCAACATCAAACCAGGCTCGAAATAAAATCAGAAACAACAACAAAATTTAATCCGCCAACAAATGATACCGATTGGGTTTTGGTGGTTAAACGGTAA
- a CDS encoding D-ribose ABC transporter substrate-binding protein, protein MQKLKTNTTWFLLLLVVTGNIFPACSNKKQNNSALTEKKIAVVISTLNNPWFVVLGESAAQRARELGYEAQIFDSQNNSAKEAEHFDNIIAMGYQAILFNPTDADGSVLNVKRAKAAGIPTFCMDREINSKDAAASQLLSDNFTGCVKLGEYFVKEMKQQGNYVEILGLVGDNNTWNRSSGFHSVVDEFPGLKMVAQQSADFDRNKAMDVMETIMQAQPEIDAVFCGNDAMALGAYQAVLAAGKADEIKVFGFDGSDDAINAIAEGKIAATVMQFPVLMARKSAEFADQQIRGEASFDSKMPVEVQLVTAENVSKYLKSN, encoded by the coding sequence ATGCAAAAACTAAAAACAAATACAACCTGGTTTTTATTGCTGCTTGTTGTTACAGGAAACATTTTTCCGGCTTGCTCCAATAAAAAACAAAACAATTCTGCGCTTACTGAAAAAAAAATAGCGGTAGTTATTTCAACACTTAATAACCCGTGGTTTGTGGTTTTGGGAGAATCAGCAGCCCAAAGGGCACGCGAGTTGGGGTACGAAGCGCAAATTTTCGATTCGCAAAATAATTCGGCCAAAGAAGCAGAGCATTTCGATAATATTATTGCCATGGGCTATCAGGCTATTTTATTTAATCCTACTGATGCCGATGGTTCGGTGCTGAATGTAAAACGGGCAAAAGCCGCAGGTATTCCAACCTTTTGTATGGATCGCGAGATAAACTCGAAAGATGCGGCAGCTTCGCAATTATTGTCGGATAATTTTACCGGTTGCGTAAAATTGGGAGAATACTTTGTAAAAGAAATGAAACAGCAAGGCAACTATGTTGAAATACTTGGTTTGGTGGGCGATAATAATACCTGGAATCGTTCCAGCGGATTTCACAGTGTGGTTGATGAGTTTCCGGGATTAAAAATGGTGGCACAACAAAGTGCCGATTTCGACCGAAACAAGGCGATGGACGTAATGGAAACGATTATGCAGGCACAGCCCGAAATTGATGCTGTTTTTTGTGGAAACGACGCCATGGCTTTAGGCGCTTACCAGGCGGTGTTGGCTGCCGGAAAAGCCGATGAAATAAAAGTATTTGGTTTCGATGGCTCAGACGATGCTATAAATGCCATCGCCGAAGGAAAAATAGCTGCAACTGTAATGCAGTTTCCGGTGCTTATGGCCCGGAAATCAGCAGAATTTGCTGATCAACAGATTCGGGGAGAAGCCAGCTTCGACAGTAAAATGCCTGTAGAAGTACAATTGGTTACCGCAGAAAATGTTTCGAAATATTTGAAATCTAATTAA